ATAGTACATTGGGCCTGCAGCTGGCTCTCCTTTTCCCGGAGGCTATCTCTCTCCTCCCTCAATTTATCTCTCTCCTCCTTTAACTCCCTCTCATGATTTTGGAAAGCAAGAAGCCTCCCCTCCAACTCCTCAACCTTCGAGGTTGCCCCCAAAGAGCTGaggggagtcttctcaaaaatgTCTAAAAGTTTGCCACAAACACATGCCGCCCTAAAACTCTCCTCGGCCAGAGTGGTGAGGTGGTTTCGAAtaaaaacatcatccatacttatataaggatagatgttctttcggacgaatgcaagagcatccgccttaaccccaccatccaaagaagagccagactctaaagtcttgcgcttcttcttctctggctcggAAAGAAGTTGGGCAGAAGGGAGTGGCCGagacaaggttgaagaagaaattaTAATGGGTTGAGAGGGAGTGCCCACATtcttaggaggaggaggaggaggaggaggagaggtgATTGCTCTGGCACCACCGGACCTAGCCCGGGACTTTGCCTTAGCCTCCTGAACTCTTTGGTAAGACTCCTGAGCATTCTTCTTCGCCATATCTACAAGAGAAACAACTAGCAAAAGTTACAAGTCGGTAAAACACAAGTCGGCAGAAAACAAGTCGGAAATAAGGGATGCATACACTACCTAGCTGAGACCGAACAAAGGTCGGCGTCCCCTGGAGGATTTTCctagtatccaagtatggggccctcccccacgcttCTCGAAAAAACtccacaatggccgcctccacctcgtctAGGTCATCTAGACCATACTTTTCACAAGGCGAGGCCTCCAGCCAATAAAGGGGAAAGCGAGGGGAAGAGTGCTCATCTAGGaagaaggggtggtgaccctctacagcttgcactttgaaaaaatagtttttgaagtcatggaaggattcgtcaaaaagggtgaaaatcctccgaccttgtatggctcggaaggatacccattgctgtttgttgtttagcccactaaagggcttagtcatatgaaaaagaaagaagaaaatcttCAAAGAGGTCGGAAAATCCAGAGCGTGACTGATAAACTGATAGatcttcaaaaaaccccaagaattggggtgaagttgagtaggggcaactcgacagtggtgcaaaacagatattttgaaatccgagaaaggaagaaaaacacccaagcgggtgatcatacattcatacataaagaaaaaatgaggggccgcctcattaactctcccaaaacaaacccggtcttccggacccgggGTTATCAACTCATAttttggctcgtcctcctccgAAGTACAAAGCCTGTGATGAGTACGAAGATGAGTGATAAACTCAGCATCGACCAGGGGTTCCTCCCCaaggaccgtgacatcaacccattgagaaagaacatctacagaagccattttttatataaagaaaGGTGGCAGAAACCtacaaaaggaagaaagaaaaggaaaatcaaaaaACACGGTCCCTAAAGAGGAGAGATACGAAGCCAAAATCTACAGACCAACCTCTCCACCCACAAAACAAACACATGCAAACATAAGGCATGACGTGAAAGAAATAaaactaacctttatccgaaaGGTGAAGGTTGGAAAGAGCAGAAATCTTCGAGCACAAGAATACAGCACGAACAAGgaaagaagaagtttgaaagattgcagaaacggaaaaatgaaagagagggaaaacatttataaacatgctaaggggcataatggtaaaagcggagcagtcattaatgagattgcaccgttaccaaagccctcaatgcttccccaacggacacgacgcttgaattgacgtaactgtcagaaacaaagggtcgcgaaaatcacgtcggttctaAGACCCATGTTTCCTCCAAGTAAGTCGACTACGAACCCGAgttaaatacttgaacccaaactttaaagaaaatttgggctcaagtagggggcactgttcataccctggcccaatgttaaaggcccaggtccaaataaaaggcctaatctgaaggattaagcctagctaagtaccgaccttCACGTAAGAAatcggtatcaaccacgacttgttctaaagaagtcggacatgagattagctggcagataaacactcattcaaatgagtaaccgcccctaaaatctctctaaccgcttcataaagccatatcttaacctccccaagataatgggggcggttaacaccctaaagatacggcactactccaacggtggttattggctcaccactataaatacactgacacccctcaggtatctctaagtccaatactctctaggcctgctcacactcttgctaacttaggcatcggagtgtctttgcaggtaccacccccctctcCTCGTAcgaacaagtcggacggagcctcccgagcTGCAGATCTATTCGGAGCCCTCCTCCTTCATACATTTGGACCGGCCAACGCCATCCATTCAGtccatctccggttacccaccgtaacattaatctattaaaattaaattctaattattttacataaaaatatgttaaatatttttttttgttttctacaaTATCCTCCAATTCGACAGATCAAAGACTAATTCGTTGCGGATCTGAGTTCCATTTGTTGCATGTACAAAGTTGGATTCGAACTCCCAACACTTATTTAAACAGACGAATAAATTGactactcgaccaacccaagttaatTAAGTATGTTAAATATTAAACATACATCAAACATGCATGTTGTGCATAATTTATTTATACATGCATGCATGACACAATATATAATACTAGCTGTATAaacattaaaatttgaaaaagggaGGAGGGGGGAAAGGGGATAGATAAACGTATTTGGCAAACACACTCCAAGCGAAAAAAGtccaacaaacaaataaaataaataaaagagagaaaaagcacaCTGAAGAGTAAGTGATGTGGCAAAATCATGAAGTCAAAAACCAATACAATAACAATAACCCGAGTAACAAGTGAAGAGTCGGCTCAATTTTTTGGTTATGGAACTCATTAGTGTGCTTTTTCCGGATATGAAAATAGGGAGAGATAGACGAAAAGGTGGGACAGCTTTATGTCATTTTTAGGTGAAATCCGAGTTCTTTGttaagcaaaaataaacaaataagtcGGAGGGTACGACTTGTTGATGGCTGGAATTTGAATTTTAACAATGCAAAACGGACGATgcgttttgtatatatattttttatcaagcTAAAAATGAAATTGTAGAGTCCGAGTTCCCttgtttaaatattaatttgaatcTGCCAATGGTAAACGGTAGGTCCGATTTAGGTTTATTGAAAATATCAGATTCCGTGTTCTTCTTCAAGCTTGCTCGTCTTCTTTCTCTGATTCTCtgcatttatatttttttccttcaTGGTATTAAACTCAAAAATTTGTTAGTATGGTTTCTGTTATTATTTAGTagagtaagaaaataaatgatATAATACTTTTGAAAATGTATTATTTTGAATGATAGAGTACAAAAATAATACACATTTCTATTCATCttctaacaataacaacaacaataataaaattcctaacaataataattttaattataaaatattaaaaaattcaaaaaaaacctATATCGGGTAAAAATGATAATAATTCCTAAATTCAATTTTTaaccacaataataataattagccacttaacaataataattataattacgaaatataaaaaaaataaaaaaatttaaacggagaaaggaagaagaagaacgtggGAGTGAAGTTGAAAGTGAAATCTGAAAGTGATTGTAATTAAATAATGAGAGTGAGTTGCATGGGTTTTTATTTGGTTTCAAGGCACTGTTCGGGGAGAAGCTATTGTACGATGCGTATCCAGACTGCATCAAATCGGACCGTACGTTGAGTGAAATGCAACTCGGATAGTCCGTGTGGTGAATAGAAACTCGCATGATCTGAGTTGTGGTTTTACTGACACCACAAAATTGTGAAGCACTTCTCTCGTCCATACGAGTGTCCAACACTACTCATGTATCCATATGCAAATTAAAAAGCGGTGAAGGGTCCAAACACCAAAAACAACATATTCATGCATGTACCAGAAAAAGAGACAAAGAACATTAAAGCAGCCGCCAAATAAAAGCACAAGATAGATATGTTATATGAACATGATACTATATTTCATTAGGTACGTTCTTGCCCCTGATCTTTATTGAGAAATTGTGAATTAAGAACAAGTTGGTGCATGAttgtttgaaataaaaataagtacTACATTCATTTCCaaataaatttcctttttttaATAGTCTAAAATACAAGGGTCTATATATACTTCAAAACCAGCCCACAAGTTCCAccctcaaataaaataaaataatacacacCCCACATGTGCAAATTGTATCCTATGCCAAAAGAAGCCTACAATTCATGTAGTACGATCATGTACTATACAGTATACTCTTCTAATATACATACAAGAGTGTATAAAGCCGTGAAATTAAGCTTGTGTATGTATATAAATAACACTATTCTTTTGGATCCAGCTATGTGACGTTCTATTCAAATTGTTCTTCGTCAAATACCTCCTTTCTTTTGAAACCactcctaatatatatataaaactactAAGCATAATAATCCGTACTCAATTTTCAACGGAAAGTAAATCTGTCTTGTTTTGCTTTGCATATACAATGTAAGTGAACAACATTAGGAACTATGGATAGAGAGGATAAATGTATTGATAATCAATGATACAATAGATGCTTATAAATAGTACATGTATAGGGTCAGCTAGTCATCATAGTTCAATATCTCAATCGAATTATTCATTTTACAAAAAAAGAGAGATACATGGATAATCAAGCAAATAGTAGTGGTGCTTCCTCTTTTACTAGTGCTATGAATCTTGACCAGCAAGGAGTGTCTTTTATTCCTCAACGCTATGTTCTACCCCCTTCACAACGCCCaaacatcattcatcatcatGATGAACATGTTCTTCCTCTCCCTATAATAGACTTGTCTAATTTTCATGATCAATCTCGTAGATATCAAATTATCAACGAAATCAGAAATGCTTGCAAGGAGTTTGGTTTCTTTcaggtatttatatatatatatatatatatatatatagcacaaTGCTCAATTACTCTATTTTGTATATCATTTAATTTTGCTAGGGAAATACATGTATGCAAGTACAAATATAGATTGTACATGATTGTGGATAATTAGGTACCGTTACAAATTAAAAACTATGGTTGATTATACATTGATTTAGTATAAGTGGATTTCATTTTTACACTCTTTAAGTGTAAAATTTTTTTACACACTCTCCATTTTTTTACACACTCTCCTggagtaaaaaaaaattacattgttAATTAGCTGTTACAGCAAGAATGAAATAGTAACGTTAAGTAATCAACTTTTTTTTGGTTAATATCAATtgactttttatttaattttaacaattttataACTGAAAATATAAAACACATTATTAGTGTATAATAAGAAACAATAATTATCACTCTCTAAATACTTAATATATTTGGAtaactatatattatttaaataatgatGATGTactcattttttatgtttaattgcAATTAGGCACATTATTAGTTAGAAATGATCAGTTAGTTAAAACTTATTATTaccaataatattttatttaaagtgaAAATATTATTATGCAAGTTGTATGTATTTCTGATGGTtgcatgtatgtatatataacCCTTAAAGACTTTGAATAGGTATGTACACAAATGATGACATTGACATGCCCCTTTTCAAAGCGACAACATAGacaccaaaataataataataatataaaattaaacaattgTCTTAGGTAATAACAACATGAATTTATATGTCAAGTGGATGAACACACTCATAATTAATAATAGCAACTTTGATCTTGACTTCCAGAGATATATACTTTACTTCCATTTCCCATACCGCAATTTAAGATACACTGTCTTTGGCTGCTTCCTTATAAATGAATCATTCATAGCTTAttacaaaatatcaaatgtattttccTTCCTTATGTATAACAGCAACTAGCTAGAAAAAAAACAAGCAATTTTTTTCCCCCTTAGAATGGAATTGTACTCATATCATTATTATTCTTAATACTTCCTATACATATGTATATGGCTTTTCTTCATGCATGAACCAATTACAATACATTATacattattaatattgttattattaaattcaattatgaatAATATGTAGTTGTCTTCGCAAGACTTATGATTATTATTTTGTGTAGGTTATTAATCATGGAATTGATGAATCAGCAATAAATGAAGCCCTAAAAGCTGCAGAGGAGTTCTTCAACCTCCCTCATGATGAAAAGATGTGTTTGTTTTCTGATGATGTTCATAAGCCTGTAAGATATGGAACAAGCCTTAATCATGCTAGGGATGAAGTTTTTTGTTGGAGAGATTTCATCAAACATTATTCTCATCCCCTACCGGATTGGATTCATTTGTGGCCTTCAAATCCACCAAGTTATAGGTATATTATACCAAAATCAATAATAATCTTATACCAAATTTTTTTGCATGCTTCATCTCTTTTCACTTTGATAAATACAAATATCCTAGAATAGGATTATATTATACATGATCtgtatttaaaaaaactaatttttttttctgctaatataaaaaaatttgaatatttttatttcttataaaCCTTTTCtatcttctcctttttcattatactctattttttctagtgaatttagTGTTCTATATATGAACCAATAATAAAAAGGTTCATTCATAAAATATTTCTATTGTATATTAATTATGGATTAtactacgtgtacactaaaatcagccactaaagtcAGTCATccgtataaaatacatgttaaaatacaaatacacattgaaaataaattaaaccacacatatatttatacacaaatatattggtgactaattttagtagctgattttggtgtacaaatagcattttctattaattattttttatcaaatttttaagaaaaaaaataattcaatcaaCTATAATTGGTAATAGGAAGAACATGGGAAACTATGCTGAGGCAGTGCAAGGTCTTCAAAACAAACTAATGGAGATGATTTTTGAGAGCCTAGGGTTAAACCCTAGCTACCTTGAAGAAGAAGTTAATGGTGGATCTCAACTCCTAGCTGTGAATTGCTACCCTGCATGCCCTGAACCCGAACTAACCCTAGGGATCCACCCTCATTCCGATTATGGATCAATAACTGTTCTACTCCAAACTCGATCCGGGCTCGaattcaagaacaaaaacaataattgGGAGGCAGTTCCCTTAGTCGAAGGTGGCCTAGTGGTGCAATTGGGTGATCAAATGGAAGTTTTGAGCAATGGAGTTTACAAGAGTGTGATTCACCGAGCAACAGTGAATGTGGATAAGAAGAGGTTTTCAATTGTGAGTCTTCATAGTTTTGCAATGGACAAGAAGATAGGGCCAGCAAAAGAGCTTGTTGATGATAATCATCATCAATTACCAAAGTGTTACAATGAATTCAGCTTCAGGGAGTTTCTTCAATTCATTTCCAACAATGATATTACAAAAGAAAGGTTCCTagacactttgaagatcatgaaatAATTAAACCATATATAGATTTTGGTATGTATGTTCTTTTTTTAGAGTTTGTTTGTGATTTCAGATTTTGGAGATAATGAAAGGATTTGAAGAGTAATTAATAAGTTTTTCTATCCTTTCATTATTTCTCCTTCTAAATATATCTGAACTTGCAAATATACTTTTAAGATAGATGCAAGGTTTTTTCAAAGAGCTAATCCAGAAGCTGTTTGATTATATAAATAGGAACATCCATGCACCTTACCTAATTGTTTGTTTAAGGATTTCAGTACTAAACATAAGTGAAATAattataaagcaataaaagataaGGTTCTTTTTGTCAATCGAAGACTTCAAGGTGACACTCATCAAGTCTTTTAAAGAAAACTTGAATCGGTGCAAATTGATTAGGCATGtactattttccttcttcttgtcaccatgcatagctttttttttttttttgtcttatttcgCTTTCCTAATTTACATGAGATATTCTTATATATTCTAATAGCATTATTTGTGCAAGTCCCAGTCACCGCGTGACGCATTGATAtaactatgttatttttattattttctattgaATCTCTCAATTCGGTTAATCAAGTACTAAACCGTCACATATCAAAagtttatttaagaatttattattaactaaaaagttgctggaaaaagaaaaaaatctcaaaataaagCACTAAACAATTATTGAATTTGATATCATATTTTAGTTTTGATCCTTGATATTaacaagaaaaatgaaaataaaaatataataaagttaaAAACATAATGTTAGTCATAATTATCATAATCGAACTAGGCTAGATAATCTGATAATATAATTAGTGTTGGGCCAATTGTGGAGATTTCGGAAAAGAATTAAGTGAAAGAatataaattgagaaaatatCACATCGAATTAAAAATCTTAAGATAGTAAATTAATGAGTCTTTCATCTTATAAATTCTtcattctttcttgtttttttttaatataagacTAATTTCATACATCTCACACTTACAACATAAACAAGTAGGCTAATTTTTATTTGGATCAGGTATCAGAGAATTTAATATTGCAAAAATCTATCCAACTCAATTGctctatataataaattaaaaaatgtaatTTATAGTATTCatctttaatattaatttatagttTTAATATGTTACAATATTAATTTGTTATAGTGTTTATTTATAATGATAAttgtagttttaattttttttaaatatttatagcaTTTCTTGGTATTTTATatatctataattttttatttcaattagataTTCGATTACTCAAACTAAATCAATTCGGTTTTTAAATTGGATTAAATCGGTTAGACTTTGCGTTAAAAAAATGCTCATAAATTCAATCTAAACCAATTCAATTACATTTTAATTAGTttcagtatatttttttattaaacctGAATCAATCTGATCTgatttattagaaatataattattcatgttgCTTAAATTTTTAAGATGAGTGATTGGCTCTTAAATTTTATGTGATTTGGATTTTTTGTCTAAATTCCATGTGATTAAGACTTATTAGACCTCGTAGAAGTTTGATTGGCTTTCTAACATCCTCACAAAGACAATAATAATAagttcaatttgaaatttttgcgGCTCTGGGAGTAACAATCAAGCTTCTAGAACTCTAATAAATCTTTATCGATCACATGAAATTTGGGTGAAGAATCCAAATCACAAGTTAATATACTAAATCAATACGTCGTTAACAAAGATTAACTCAAGGGTTAACGTGAGTTGCGATTATAAATTTTGAGGCCCAATTTAAATCCTTTGAAAATTTAAAGACCAAATTGATCCCGGCTTCAAATTTTAAGagtcaaattaaatattaactcatTTCTCCTTCTTATCTAAGTTAGTCATTGGATATCAGAATTTTatgtaaacaaataaaaaaaaactatataataATCAAGCAAACTTAAAATAGACTttactcaaaaaaaaatattaaaaatataaccatTCAACAAATTATTTTTCGTAATTCAAACTGTCTCTTCCTATATcagtttatattaaatatttggaGCTAGTGATTTTGTCACAAAAACCATAGCCTTTCTTAAATCCCACAATTCTCATTAGACCAACATTATTGGTGTTGTGATTTTGActgttaatatataaattatttaaaattcttaattaaaatataatttatataattgtATACGTAATTAAATTCAAAACAAGTAGTTTAATCAATAGTATTCATTACTATTAGTTAAATCGCTAATTCAAAAACCCATGCTTTAACTTAgtcaattattaatttgatttctgATAATTATGATAATGATACTAAGACTCGCATCATGTATAGAGAACTAAACTAATTATACTATagtataaatttaaaagtattatattatttaagaattAATTAGATAATATATGTAAATTAATGTTAAACTGcacttaaaaatttatttgtaaaaaaatatttataatttgtatataatttaatataattattccaaaaaaaatatataataacaacaAAAACCTTGTGATGAGATTGATCTCTTTCTTAAATATTCTATtactttttatataatagaaaacTTTCTTATATATTTGATCATTGATAGGACAGAGGAGTTGAACTCCAATAACAAAAAGGGTTAAGAGTGGTTAGACAATTAGTTTGGTTGTATTTGTTCCTAGTTTGTGAGATATATAATGCAGAGGAATTTTCTCTCTACATAACACAATGAATAATACATTCAGTGAATTGATGCACAGTACGTATATTCTTTCAAAGCCTTTCATCATCTTCTTTAAGTAGAATCAAGATTTCTTtgatggtatcagagcttaacaAGATCCATGGCACAAATCATCACTACTCCCACCACACCTCATATCCGGATAACCATAGTTATCAACCTAAACTAAAATCAACATGGTTATAGTTATCTCATCTCTCTTGACAATAATAAATGCTTTCTCGTCTGCCACGTTTCTAATAAACAgacttccttcttctattctttcaaaTAAATCACCTTATGAGACCTTATAACACTACCAAACTAGATTATAGATCCCAACTTTCTGTGTTTATAGATTATGCTTCCAATCACAAGAATTCTCACTTTCCTGCATCTTCTACACAATTTTCAGCAAGCAATACTAATCACTCTTCTTCTTTTACTACTCCTAATACCAATGCTACTTCTAGTGTATCTAATCCTCCCTCTTCTAATAATTCAGCATCTTTACCTACTCACAACAATTTAATTCCATCTAATCTCATACTGATTCTCCTTCAATTCCCATCTTTCCCCCCAAACTTCTTCTAATCAACATCCTATGCTTATTCGGTCAAAATCTGGTGCTTCAAAGCCTAGAATTTTGCACACTAATCATCTACATTAAATTCAGATCCTAACTTTCTTCAAATTGTATCCTCTTCTGCTAAGCAAGCCATTGAACTTCCTCACTGGAAAGCTGCAATGTAAGCTGAAATTGATGTCTTAGATAAGAATCACACATGGCAATTGGTTCCTACACCATCTAACTCTCTTGTAATTGGCTCAAAATGGGTGTTTGCTTTTAAGCCAAGTCTAAATGGTTCTGTCCTCCAATATAAGGCCAGGTTAATAGATTTAGGAAACCATCAAATTGAGGGAATAGATTTTACCGAGGTCTTTAGTCCTGTAATTAAACCATGTACAATTCGTCTTATTCTAACCATAGTCTTATCATCTAAATGGCCAATTTTACAATATGACTTTAACAATGTATTTTTCAATGGCAAGCTCAATGAAACTGTTTACATGAAACAGCCTTTGGGATTTACACATGGTGACTCTAATATGGTTTGTCACTTGAATAAAGCTATTTATCGCTAAAAACAAGCTCCTCAAGTTTGGTACATCATATTATCTGCTACTTTAACTACTTTTGGCTTCAAAAGCACTAAATCTGATCCATCCTtgctttttagaaaaatatttaactcTATTATTTATGTTCTTGTTTATGTAGATGATTTTTTAGTAACAGGGAACAGccctatgaatttttttttttttattcatcagctacataacatttttcctttaaaaaGCTTAGgcacttttagttattttttaggaATCGAAGTTAAACAGCTTGATTCAAGTGCATACCATCTATGCCAAACCAAATACATCTGTGATTTACTTGACAAAACTGGCATGCTTTAATGCCAAGCCAGTCCCCACTCCCATGATTACATCAGAAAAATTAACAAAAGGTGGTGTTGCTTTCTTTTCTGATCCTACACCCTCACTAGAcctgagattttcgaaaaattttgataTACTTAGTTGGGACTATTCACCAAGGCCTTTTGTTTCATCCCTGCACTAACTTGAGAATTCTTGCTTGTTAATATGCAGATTGGGCTTCGGATATGGATGATAGATGCTCCACTTCTGGTTATTGTGTTTACATAGGAGATAATTTGATTGCATGGTCCAGCAAGGAACAACACTGTTAATAAATCAAGTGCTGAAGCAGAGTTTAGAGCCTTATCAGACACTACTTCAGAAATTGTTTTGCTCCAACCACTGCAGTTATATATTTTGACAATGCAAGTGCAGTTCAATTGTCTCACAATCCAATTCTTCATCATGGAAGCAAACATTTCGAACTCAAACTGCATTTTGTTAGGGAGAGAGTGAACCAGCAAAAATTACACATAATTCATATCAGATCAAGTTGCTGATATCTACACTAAACCCCTCTCCTTATCAGCCTTTACACGCTTCAAAAACAAATTTAAGGTCACTTTAAGAGTGCCCTTAAGTTTGTAGGGGGATGATAGGACAGAGGAGTTGAACTCCAATAACAGAAATGGTTAGGAGTGGTTAGACAATTAGTTTGATTGTATTTGTTCCTAGTTTGTGAGATATATAATGCAGAGGAGTTTTCTCTCTGCATAACACAATGAATAATACATTCAGTGAATTGATGCACAATAGAATTCAACACACATATATTCTTTCAAAGTCTTTCACCGTCTTCTTTAGGTAGAatcaagatttttttttaatcataaaatataACGATTTCTtcctaatataaaataaaattaattaattcctgaaacaagatttttgaactttatttttcgaaatatgatttttttttaaattaaggcAAGTTCACCGCACCCCCGGCGAACTCTAGAATAAGTTTCCAAAATAAAAGCATTCCTGTTGGAGAGTGGATCGGAGAACCACAATTTTATTTTCCACTTTCGTTCTCATTGTTGATATTTTTTCTCTATAATGTCAAGGAATCCACTGTTATCCATTCATTACGATGGTGAAATAATGTATGATGAAGAAAGTTCTATCATTTTTAGATCGGGGCAACTAACAATTACCTATATGACACCGGAAGTCAACAGTCTAATAGCGTTGAAGAATCTGATATTGCATTCCGTCGGACAACAAGAGGCAAAAAGGGTGAAGAAAATTTACTACAGATATTCGACCGAAGTAGATGGCAGTTTGTTTTATAAAAGGTATATTACAGTTGTTTTGTCTCTGTTGCTAGTATATTTATTAGACCACGGTTGTGAgaaatatttctattattttgaaTTAGGTGTCGTTCACGTGACGATGAGAACGTACAACTTATAAGGTCATGGCACAACTGATGGACAAATGTTCATCTGTTGGAATTATTCGTGTTTCTCGTTGAGTTGGGTGGCCGAGAATCATTTGCAGATATTGTCAATGATAGTTCGTAGAGTAGAGCTGTTAGATGAACTATCAGAAGGATGATGGTGGATCTAAATATGCCACCTGAAAAGGTAGTCAAGAAGGGTCTAATGTTAAAGTTCGTATTGTTGACTTGATGGATGACGATGTTGAAAGTCATGAGGGTTTTGCTATCAGGGATCCGAGGATGGATCAGTATAAAGTTAAACCCGATGACAGAGATGATGCTGATGAAGAACCACTCAAAAT
The sequence above is drawn from the Arachis hypogaea cultivar Tifrunner chromosome 4, arahy.Tifrunner.gnm2.J5K5, whole genome shotgun sequence genome and encodes:
- the LOC112794456 gene encoding flavanone 3-dioxygenase 3 is translated as MDNQANSSGASSFTSAMNLDQQGVSFIPQRYVLPPSQRPNIIHHHDEHVLPLPIIDLSNFHDQSRRYQIINEIRNACKEFGFFQVINHGIDESAINEALKAAEEFFNLPHDEKMCLFSDDVHKPVRYGTSLNHARDEVFCWRDFIKHYSHPLPDWIHLWPSNPPSYRKNMGNYAEAVQGLQNKLMEMIFESLGLNPSYLEEEVNGGSQLLAVNCYPACPEPELTLGIHPHSDYGSITVLLQTRSGLEFKNKNNNWEAVPLVEGGLVVQLGDQMEVLSNGVYKSVIHRATVNVDKKRFSIVSLHSFAMDKKIGPAKELVDDNHHQLPKCYNEFSFREFLQFISNNDITKERFLDTLKIMK